From one Culex quinquefasciatus strain JHB chromosome 3, VPISU_Cqui_1.0_pri_paternal, whole genome shotgun sequence genomic stretch:
- the LOC6051757 gene encoding putative gustatory receptor 28a has protein sequence MKSIKSFYYFSKLLGLCPFALDGTVVMGNARFNYVKQLLPTYLALLFYTVCLVSIFWQSGNTSDISNAANWIQFIPNSFAYIFALIFAIRHRAVSSEILATFSMCDEKLRTMFGISYTIANIKMKRISILACIVTLTCGGALSGLNYMIGVNLARIWTLFYWISFCMPKFGLLLFNFQFAGCIMFLSDRSALLLKGMNNFPNGFEQLQFKAMNLSNVPQLPHHHQPHHAHDKKLNRITTLGTIKIRPISAADAIQNIREVVEHLQDLSIKINDCYGKQAIFSLLSAFICVTVQLYYMLNHIKSGFSQSRSEIYALAACSMLFLHGVEFWSLFTSGENVRGEWKKVINYLYFMKSKSNEEEFRSKADDLISFMTANPLEFNAYGLFPIDLSVISGIASSITTYLIVLIQFKISEDQANGDDSDINDPINSNKMQFSAS, from the exons ATGAAGTCCATCAAGTCGTTTTACTATTTCTCCAAGTTGCTCGGACTGTGCCCGTTTGCGCTGGACGGAACCGTGGTCATGGGCAATGCCCGGTTCAACTACGTCAAGCAGCTGCTGCCGACGTACCTGGCGCTGCTGTTCTACACCGTGTGTCTGGTCAGTATCTTCTGGCAGAGCGGCAACACCTCGGATATCTCGAACGCCGCAAACTGGATTCAG TTCATCCCGAACTCGTTCGCGTACATCTTCGCGCTGATCTTCGCGATCCGCCACCGGGCCGTTTCGAGCGAGATTCTGGCCACCTTTTCGATGTGCGACGAGAAGCTGCGGACCATGTTTGGCATCTCGTACACCATCGCCAACATCAAGATGAAGCGCATCTCGATTCTGGCCTGCATCg TTACCCTAACCTGTGGTGGTGCTCTGAGTGGTCTCAACTACATGATTGGCGTTAATTTGGCCCGGATTTGGACGCTGTTCTACTGGATATCGTTCTGCATGCCAAAG TTTGGGCTGTTGCTGTTCAACTTCCAGTTCGCCGGCTGCATTATGTTCCTATCCGATCGATCGGCCCTGCTGCTCAAAGGGATGAA CAACTTCCCCAACGGCTTCGAGCAGCTCCAGTTCAAGGCGATGAACCTGTCGAACGTGCCCCAGCTTCCCCACCACCACCAGCCCCATCATGCCCACGACAAGAAGCTGAACCGCATCACCACCCTCGGCACGATCAAGATCCGACCGATCAGCGCGGCCGACGCAATCCAGAACATCCGCGAGGTGGTCGAACATCTGCAGGATCTGTCCATCAAGATCAACGACTGTTACGGCAAGCAGGCGATCTTCTCCCTTCTGTCGGCGTTCATCTGCGTCACCGTACAGCTGTACTACATGCTGAACCACATCAAGTCCGGCTTCAGCCAGTCCCGGTCGGAGATCTACGCGTTGGCCGCCTGCAGCATGCTGTTCCTGCACGGAGTCGAGTTCTGGTCGCTGTTCACGAGCGGAGAAAACGTGCGCGGTGAGTGGAAGAAGGTCATCAACTATCTGTACTTTATGAAGTCCAAGTCCAACGAGGAGGAGTTCCGGTCCAAGGCGGACGATCTGATCTCCTTTATGACCGCCAACCCGCTGGAGTTCAACGCGTACGGTCTGTTCCCAATCGATTTGTCCGTCATCTCAGGG ATTGCCTCCTCGATCACCACCTACCTAATCGTGCTGATTCAGTTCAAGATCTCCGAAGACCAGGCCAACGGCGACGACAGTGACATCAACGATCCAATCAACAGCAACAAGATGCAGTTTTCGGCCTCTTAG